The bacterium genome has a window encoding:
- the folK gene encoding 2-amino-4-hydroxy-6-hydroxymethyldihydropteridine diphosphokinase, producing the protein MSTQNRIFVSLGANLGEPVEQLRDAARRLASVKGFILAAKSSFYLTEPIGPIAQPDFVNAAVEIRSGHAPGEVLRVLLEVEQRMGRERSGRWGPRRIDLDLLLYGRSLCDAPGLHVPHPRMHERRFVLAPLAEIAPEVRHPVLGKTAQELLEALRGDETWVKRLDEKWDTSPIPSR; encoded by the coding sequence TTGAGCACGCAGAATCGGATATTCGTCTCCCTCGGTGCGAACCTTGGCGAGCCCGTAGAACAGCTTCGGGATGCCGCCCGGCGCCTGGCGTCGGTGAAGGGATTTATTCTCGCCGCGAAGTCATCCTTTTATCTCACCGAACCGATCGGGCCGATCGCCCAGCCCGATTTCGTGAACGCCGCAGTGGAAATTCGGAGCGGCCACGCCCCCGGCGAGGTTCTCCGGGTGCTTCTTGAGGTGGAGCAGCGGATGGGCCGGGAGCGCTCCGGCCGCTGGGGTCCGCGGCGCATTGACCTCGATCTGCTGCTGTACGGGCGGTCGCTCTGCGATGCCCCCGGGCTTCATGTTCCGCACCCTCGTATGCATGAGCGGCGCTTCGTTCTCGCGCCGCTGGCCGAAATCGCCCCGGAGGTGCGGCATCCCGTCCTCGGGAAGACGGCGCAGGAACTCCTCGAGGCGCTCCGGGGGGATGAAACCTGGGTCAAACGCCTCGACGAGAAGTGGGACACCTCCCCCATACCCTCCCGCTGA